Proteins encoded by one window of Lepeophtheirus salmonis chromosome 3, UVic_Lsal_1.4, whole genome shotgun sequence:
- the LOC121115271 gene encoding interferon-inducible double-stranded RNA-dependent protein kinase activator A homolog isoform X1: MQNEYKRRRLINVMDGKLLRDHNSPSPHKDSNSHLNDVTFGPAIKRGALPFNCLVAKLHLYLSQYKLASEFILESQEGTPHNPLFHFLLKVNGEEYRGSGHTKKLAKNDAAKSFFDRNSVVKSEVVETEINNIALTMETSSVKDEYMSTIHIETPINVNYVGNLHEMCAKWSFPAPEYEFKEEMASNKIYIARCKVGDKVTEGQNSVKKEAKKMASMKMIEMIESSLRGGSPISSLNTSVSESKPIIPKETLVTPEKKVKLVPLDSAGRKEIACFQKILTKSEDLHNFLMETNIFDMSKVDYTKFLFDISKVHEFQIAYDFQVTETESQNHLCIAQLGVFPVIVIVGLGSNKEESQNMASRNALLYLKAILR; the protein is encoded by the exons ATGCAGAACGAATACAAGCGAAGACGTCTTATCAACGTGATGGATGGTAAACTTCTAAGAGATCACAACTCACCAAGTCCTCACAAGG attCGAACAGCCACTTGAATGATGTTACTTTTGGTCCGGCTATCAAACGTGGGGCCCTGCCATTCAATTGCCTTGTCGCAAAATTGCATTTATATCTATCGCAGTATAAATTAGCATCAGAATTTATCCTGGAGTCCCAAGAGGGGACTCCACACAATCCTCTATTCCATTTCCTTCTGAAGGTAAATGGTGAGGAATATAGAGGATCTGGTCACACCAAAAAGTTGGCAAAAAATGATGCCGCCAAATCTTTCTTTGATCGTAATAGTGTTGTAAAAAGTGAGGTTGTTGAAACAGAGATAAATAATATTGCCTTGACAATGGAGACGTCATCAGTCAAAGATGAGTATATGTCTACTATTCATATAGAAACACCTATTAACGTTAACTATGTTGGAAATCTGCATGAAATGTGTGCAAAATGGAGTTTTCCCGCGCCAGAGTACGAATTTAAGGAAGAAATGGCGtctaataagatatatatagcACGATGTAAAGTCGGCGATAAAGTAACTGAGGGTcaaaattctgtaaaaaaagAGGCAAAAAAGATGGCTTCTATGAAAATGATTGAAATGATAGAAAGTAGCCTTAGGGGTGGCAGTCCTATTTCTTCTCTTAATACTTCTGTAAGTGAATCCAAACCCATCATCCCTAAGGAGACATTAGTAActccagaaaaaaaagtaaaattggtACCGCTGGATTCCGCTGGTAGGAAAGAAATTGCATGTTTTCAAAAGATATTGACAAAGTCCGAGGATCTTCACAATTTCTTGAtggaaacaaatatatttgatatgagCAAGGTggattatacaaaatttttatttgatatatcaaaaGTACATGAATTTCAAATCGCGTATGATTTTCAAGTGACAGAGACTGAGAGTCAAAATCATCTTTGTATTGCTCAATTAGGTGTTTTCCCCGTTATTGTCATCGTGGGATTGGGATCTAATAAGGAGGAGTCACAAAATATGGCCTCAAGAAATGCTTTATTATATCTTAAAGCCATATTAAGATAA
- the LOC121115271 gene encoding interferon-inducible double-stranded RNA-dependent protein kinase activator A homolog isoform X2 produces the protein MDGKLLRDHNSPSPHKDSNSHLNDVTFGPAIKRGALPFNCLVAKLHLYLSQYKLASEFILESQEGTPHNPLFHFLLKVNGEEYRGSGHTKKLAKNDAAKSFFDRNSVVKSEVVETEINNIALTMETSSVKDEYMSTIHIETPINVNYVGNLHEMCAKWSFPAPEYEFKEEMASNKIYIARCKVGDKVTEGQNSVKKEAKKMASMKMIEMIESSLRGGSPISSLNTSVSESKPIIPKETLVTPEKKVKLVPLDSAGRKEIACFQKILTKSEDLHNFLMETNIFDMSKVDYTKFLFDISKVHEFQIAYDFQVTETESQNHLCIAQLGVFPVIVIVGLGSNKEESQNMASRNALLYLKAILR, from the exons ATGGATGGTAAACTTCTAAGAGATCACAACTCACCAAGTCCTCACAAGG attCGAACAGCCACTTGAATGATGTTACTTTTGGTCCGGCTATCAAACGTGGGGCCCTGCCATTCAATTGCCTTGTCGCAAAATTGCATTTATATCTATCGCAGTATAAATTAGCATCAGAATTTATCCTGGAGTCCCAAGAGGGGACTCCACACAATCCTCTATTCCATTTCCTTCTGAAGGTAAATGGTGAGGAATATAGAGGATCTGGTCACACCAAAAAGTTGGCAAAAAATGATGCCGCCAAATCTTTCTTTGATCGTAATAGTGTTGTAAAAAGTGAGGTTGTTGAAACAGAGATAAATAATATTGCCTTGACAATGGAGACGTCATCAGTCAAAGATGAGTATATGTCTACTATTCATATAGAAACACCTATTAACGTTAACTATGTTGGAAATCTGCATGAAATGTGTGCAAAATGGAGTTTTCCCGCGCCAGAGTACGAATTTAAGGAAGAAATGGCGtctaataagatatatatagcACGATGTAAAGTCGGCGATAAAGTAACTGAGGGTcaaaattctgtaaaaaaagAGGCAAAAAAGATGGCTTCTATGAAAATGATTGAAATGATAGAAAGTAGCCTTAGGGGTGGCAGTCCTATTTCTTCTCTTAATACTTCTGTAAGTGAATCCAAACCCATCATCCCTAAGGAGACATTAGTAActccagaaaaaaaagtaaaattggtACCGCTGGATTCCGCTGGTAGGAAAGAAATTGCATGTTTTCAAAAGATATTGACAAAGTCCGAGGATCTTCACAATTTCTTGAtggaaacaaatatatttgatatgagCAAGGTggattatacaaaatttttatttgatatatcaaaaGTACATGAATTTCAAATCGCGTATGATTTTCAAGTGACAGAGACTGAGAGTCAAAATCATCTTTGTATTGCTCAATTAGGTGTTTTCCCCGTTATTGTCATCGTGGGATTGGGATCTAATAAGGAGGAGTCACAAAATATGGCCTCAAGAAATGCTTTATTATATCTTAAAGCCATATTAAGATAA